From Pseudoalteromonas rubra, one genomic window encodes:
- a CDS encoding DUF481 domain-containing protein, which produces MKYATFFLACAGVLVSTQALAVDPFEDFHEYGELSEEEIHALHEGEFLYGDVEFGALLNRGNTSNTAFKLKSNLYQDFKYWRNQFKFDGAYRREVDPDTNIEDETASRYFISAQGNYKIGQKNTSLFLYGDYELDKFNGREYTTTFVIGYGKRVFEGRKNTVDLDIGPGLSMYRRDDETELEPEQERVERGHLLRAALQWERTVSKRTRFNQDISYERSVSGLGARIFSETALISQVMGGVSMKVAYTYRYHSQPEEGKEKVDSEIGVTLVYSFN; this is translated from the coding sequence GTGAAATACGCCACTTTTTTCCTTGCCTGCGCAGGGGTGCTAGTCAGTACGCAGGCTTTGGCCGTTGATCCGTTTGAAGATTTCCATGAGTATGGAGAGTTATCGGAAGAAGAGATCCATGCGCTTCATGAAGGAGAGTTTTTATACGGCGACGTTGAATTTGGTGCTTTGCTCAATCGGGGTAATACCAGTAATACCGCGTTTAAGCTCAAGAGTAATCTCTATCAGGATTTTAAATACTGGCGTAACCAGTTTAAGTTTGATGGGGCGTATCGTCGCGAGGTTGACCCGGACACAAACATTGAAGACGAAACCGCGTCCCGTTACTTCATTTCAGCCCAAGGTAACTATAAAATAGGGCAGAAGAATACGTCCTTGTTTCTGTATGGCGACTATGAGCTGGATAAGTTTAATGGGCGTGAATACACCACCACTTTTGTTATTGGTTATGGTAAGCGTGTCTTTGAAGGGCGCAAAAATACCGTTGATTTAGATATTGGTCCGGGTTTGTCTATGTACAGGCGAGACGATGAGACCGAGTTAGAGCCTGAGCAGGAAAGGGTTGAGCGTGGTCACCTGTTGCGTGCTGCATTACAGTGGGAGCGCACCGTTTCTAAGCGCACGCGTTTTAATCAGGATATCAGTTATGAAAGATCCGTGTCGGGTCTGGGGGCACGTATTTTTTCAGAAACAGCTTTGATCAGTCAGGTCATGGGCGGTGTTTCTATGAAAGTGGCCTATACCTATCGTTATCACTCCCAGCCTGAAGAAGGCAAAGAAAAAGTAGATAGCGAAATAGGTGTGACGCTCGTTTATAGTTTTAATTAA
- a CDS encoding DUF440 family protein, translating to MSARLSSIEEATQQAYDIFLELAGDNLTAEDVELFDSQSEEFGFIEDSVPDDSWHTLVAYDQEAEAEHFIQVSVGLEVAQGDVIYAKILISRDLDAPFCHIVWKQ from the coding sequence ATGTCTGCACGTTTAAGTTCTATCGAAGAAGCAACGCAACAAGCCTATGATATTTTCCTTGAGCTGGCTGGTGATAACCTGACAGCTGAAGACGTTGAGTTGTTCGACAGCCAGAGTGAAGAGTTTGGCTTTATTGAAGACAGTGTCCCTGACGACAGCTGGCATACGTTGGTTGCCTATGATCAGGAAGCTGAAGCTGAGCACTTCATTCAGGTGAGTGTTGGCCTGGAGGTAGCCCAAGGCGATGTCATTTATGCCAAAATTCTGATCAGTCGCGACCTGGATGCGCCTTTTTGCCACATTGTTTGGAAGCAGTAA